tcgcgccttttttctgaccaggcgccatagctagcactgggatcatggagcccgctcagatcaccgcggcaattatgagcactatgaacaccacgcgcattgtcctggagtatatgcagagccaggacatgccaaggcgaaacccggaccaggcgaggaggcgattgcagcacggcgacgagagtgatgaggaaattgacatggacatagacctctcacaaggcacaggcaccagcaatgtggaaatcatggtgtcactggggcaggttgatgccgtggaacgccgattctgggcccgggaaacaagcacagactggtgggaccgcatcgtgctgcaggtatgggacgattcccagtggctgcgaaactttcgcatgcgtaagggcactttcatggaactttgtgacttgctgtcccctgccctgaaacgccaggataccaagatgagagcagccctcacagttgagaagcgagtggcgatagccctgtggaagcttgcaacgccagacagctaccggtcagtcgggaatcaatttggagtgggcaaatctacagtgggggctgctgtgatccaatttgccagggcaatgaaagacctggtgatagcaagggtagtgactctgggcaacgtgcagtcaatagtggatggttttgctgaaatgggattcccaaactgtggcggggccatagacggaacccatatccctatcttgtcaccggagcaccaagccaccgactacataaaccgcaaggggtacttttcaatgctgctgcaagccctggtggatcacaagggacgtttcaccaacatcaacgtgggatggccgggaaaggtacatgatgctcgcgtcttcaggaactctgctctgtttcgaaagctggaggaagggactttcttcccggaccagaaagtgaccattggggatgttgaaatgcctatcgtgatccttggggacccagcctaccccttaatgccatggctcatgaagccgtacacaggcagcctggacaggagtcaggacctgttcaactacaggctgagcaagtgccgaatggtggtggaatgtgcatttggacgtttaaaagcgcgctggcgcagcttactgactcgctcagacctcagcgaaaagaatatccccattgttattgctacttgctgtgcgctccacaatatctgtgagagtaagggggagacctttatggcggggtgggaggttgaggcaactcgcctggccgctgattacgcgcagccagacaccagggcggttagaggagcacagcagggcgcggtgcgcatcagagaagctttgaaaacgagttttgtgactggccaggctactgtgtgaaacttctgtttgtttctccttgatgaaccctccaaaccccccccaccgacccggttcactctacttccctgtaaaccaaccaccccaccccaccctcccctcccgcttgcagaggcaataaagtcatttttttttaacattcatgcattctttattagttccttacagaggtagggggataattgccaaggtagcctgggatgggtgggggaggagggatggaaaaggacacactgcattttaaaactttaactcttattgaaggccagccttctgatgcttgggcgatcatctggggtggagtgactgggtggacggaggcccccccaccgtgttcttgggcgtctgggtgaggaggctatggaacttggggaggagggctgttggttacacaggggctgtagcggcggtctctgctcctgctgcctttcctgcaactcaaccatacgctcgagcatatcagtttgatgctccagcagacggagcattgcctcttgccgtctgtctgcaagctgacgccacctatcgtcttcagcccgccacttgctctgttcttcccgcgattcagcccgccacctctcctctcgttcatattgggcttttctcatctccgtcattgactgcctccacgcattctgctgtgctctatcagcctgggcggacatctgcagctccgtgaacatctcgtccctcgtcctacgttttctctttctaatgttcacgagcctctgcgaaggagaaacatttgcagctggcggaggagaagggagaggtggttaaaaaagacacattttagagaacaatgggtacactctttcattacaaggtcgcatatttcggcttgcaggcagccatcgtaggccacagtgttttggcttttttaaccttcttaacatgcgggaaaggttgcaaacagcagcgcatttcccatatcaaggatgaattgggttgtccatttaaaatggggtttcaatgtaaaaggagtggctgcggtttcccggttaacatgcggcacaaacacaagtaaacccccccgccccacacacacacacgattctctgggatgatcacttcacccctccccccaccgcgtggttaacagcggggaacatttctggtcagaagagcaggaacgggcgcctctgaatgtccccttaataaaatcaccccatttcaaccaggagagctttctggagatgtccctggaggatttccgctccatccccatacacgttaacagacttttccagtagatgtactggccgcgattgccagggcaaagtaatcattaaacacgcttgctttttttttgtaatgtttacaaatagttacaaagttacactcaccagaggtctcctgtgtgccctgagggtcttgggtgagttcgggggttactggttccaggtccagggtcacaaacatatcctggctgttggggaaaccggtttctccgcttccttgctgctgtgagctacctacagtacctccatcgtcatcatcctcctcgttccccgaaccgtcttccctgtgtgtttctccagtgagagagtcatagcacacggttggggtagtggtggctgcaccccctaggatcgcatgcagctccgcgtagtagcggcaagtttgcggctctgccccggaccttccgtttgcttctctggctttgtggtaagcttgccgtagctccttaattttcacgcggcactgctgtgtgtccctgttatggcctcggtccttcatggccttggagatcttttctaatacttttccatttcttttactgctacggagttcagctatcactgcttcatctccccatatggcgagcagatctcgtacctcccgttcggtccatgctggagctcttttgcgatcctgggaggactccatcacggttacctgtgctgatgagctctgcggggtcacctgtgctctccacgctgggcaaacaggaaatgaaattcaaaccttcgcgggtcttttcctgtctacctggtcagtgcatctgagttgagagtgctgtccagagcggtcacaatgaagcactgtgggatagctcccggaggccaataacgtcgaattccgtccacactaccccaattccgacccgcaaagaccggttttatcgctaatcccctcgtcagaggtggtgtaaagaaaccggtttaaaggaccctttaagtcgaaagaaagggcttcgttgtgtggacgtgtccaggcttaattcggtttaacgccgctaaagtcgacctaaacccgtagtgtagaccaggcctaagagtagGATAGAGCTGTTGATTAAGCTAATTCAGGGTTTAACAGGAACAACTGAAGGCTCTTTTCTTCTGTAATCAaagccttccccgcccccacaatGACATGTTCATGACTCATATGGTTTTCTTTTCAGCTGGCCGATCTGATTATTATATCCATCTACACCACAGAGATTTTGCTGAAGTTTTATGTGGATCCCTTGAATTACTGGAGGAGTGGCTATAACCTGTTTGATGTTCTCATACTTCTCATTGCTTACCTCCCATATACCATTGACAAAAATGACATCAAACACTACAGAACATGGGACATAATTAATGGTTTCCAGGCACTCAAGATTCTGAAGCTTATCTCCTACAGCAGAGGCATGAGGGTAAATTGATTATCTATAATAACCGTGGAAACACACTTCTGATTTTTATATCCAGTCCATTACAACTGCACttgtaagcagtcatgggataagagggaaggttctctcatggattggtaactggttaaaagataggaaacaaagggtaggaataaatggtcagttttcagaatggagagaggt
This Chrysemys picta bellii isolate R12L10 chromosome 8, ASM1138683v2, whole genome shotgun sequence DNA region includes the following protein-coding sequences:
- the LOC135973192 gene encoding uncharacterized protein LOC135973192; amino-acid sequence: MESSQDRKRAPAWTEREVRDLLAIWGDEAVIAELRSSKRNGKVLEKISKAMKDRGHNRDTQQCRVKIKELRQAYHKAREANGRSGAEPQTCRYYAELHAILGGAATTTPTVCYDSLTGETHREDGSGNEEDDDDGGTVGSSQQQGSGETGFPNSQDMFVTLDLEPVTPELTQDPQGTQETSAANVSPSQRLVNIRKRKRRTRDEMFTELQMSAQADRAQQNAWRQSMTEMRKAQYEREERWRAESREEQSKWRAEDDRWRQLADRRQEAMLRLLEHQTDMLERMVELQERQQEQRPPLQPLCNQQPSSPSSIASSPRRPRTRWGGLRPPSHSTPDDRPSIRRLAFNKS